In Candidatus Bathyarchaeota archaeon, the following are encoded in one genomic region:
- a CDS encoding LamB/YcsF family protein, whose product MKLKIDINCDLGESFGNFKIGHDAEIMPFITSANIACGFHAGDPVVIARTVKLAKENRVAIGAHPGFPDLLGFGRRNMSLSQEEVENIVIYQVGALAAFAKAADKNLQHVKPHGALYNTAAKNEAYANAIIEALCAVDPKLMLFALANSKMAKIAAEAGLRVAHEIFVDRAYNPDGSLVSRNIAGAVIEEAKLVAERAVRIVKEKSVTAIDGQTVKFDEVHTICVHGDTLNAVELAKSVKKALLAADVEVTPVGTFV is encoded by the coding sequence ATGAAGCTCAAAATCGACATCAACTGCGATCTCGGCGAAAGCTTCGGTAACTTCAAAATAGGACACGATGCAGAAATTATGCCTTTCATAACCTCAGCCAACATCGCTTGCGGTTTCCACGCAGGCGACCCAGTCGTTATCGCTCGAACCGTGAAGTTGGCAAAAGAAAATAGAGTTGCAATAGGTGCACATCCTGGGTTCCCAGATTTGTTGGGGTTCGGTCGCCGCAACATGAGCCTCTCCCAAGAAGAAGTAGAGAACATCGTTATCTATCAGGTAGGCGCCCTCGCAGCTTTCGCAAAAGCCGCCGACAAGAATCTGCAACACGTTAAACCTCATGGAGCCCTCTACAACACTGCGGCCAAGAACGAAGCTTATGCAAACGCCATCATCGAAGCTTTATGTGCTGTGGACCCTAAACTGATGCTTTTTGCTTTGGCAAACTCTAAGATGGCGAAGATAGCAGCTGAGGCAGGTTTGCGCGTGGCTCATGAAATCTTTGTTGACAGAGCCTACAACCCAGACGGAAGCTTAGTTTCCAGAAACATAGCGGGAGCGGTGATTGAAGAAGCGAAACTTGTGGCTGAGAGGGCGGTAAGGATAGTAAAGGAAAAAAGTGTAACTGCTATCGATGGTCAGACTGTAAAGTTTGACGAAGTGCATACCATTTGTGTTCACGGCGACACGTTAAACGCTGTGGAGCTTGCGAAATCCGTCAAGAAAGCGCTTTTGGCTGCAGATGTTGAAGTTACGCCTGTAGGCACTTTCGTCTAG
- the pxpB gene encoding 5-oxoprolinase subunit PxpB produces the protein MYQTAKHMPVGDRALLVEFGNTISLDLNRKVHALNRAISQLELKGVEECVPTYRSLLVYYDPLKISYEQLVFRLRDFEERLDKFRASTRKRVIEVPVIYGGECGPDLAYVAKYHNLDKKEVIRLHSDREYTVYMIGFISGFPYLGEVADEIATPRFETPRLRVPAGSVGIAEKQTGIYPCESPGGWRIIGRTPLKLFDTRKHPPALIQPGDAVKFKPVGK, from the coding sequence ATGTACCAAACTGCGAAGCATATGCCTGTGGGCGATAGGGCGTTATTGGTTGAGTTCGGCAACACCATAAGTCTAGACCTTAACAGGAAGGTGCACGCCTTAAACCGTGCAATTTCCCAACTTGAGCTAAAAGGTGTGGAAGAGTGTGTGCCAACCTACCGTTCGCTCCTTGTTTACTATGACCCGTTGAAGATAAGTTATGAACAGTTGGTTTTCAGATTAAGAGATTTTGAAGAAAGACTGGACAAGTTTAGAGCTTCAACCCGAAAACGAGTAATTGAAGTGCCAGTAATTTACGGCGGCGAATGCGGCCCAGACCTCGCCTACGTGGCTAAATATCACAACCTAGACAAGAAAGAGGTTATTCGGCTACATAGTGATAGAGAATACACGGTGTACATGATTGGCTTTATCTCTGGTTTCCCATACTTAGGCGAAGTAGCCGACGAAATCGCGACACCGAGATTTGAAACGCCGCGGTTGCGAGTTCCAGCAGGGTCTGTGGGAATAGCTGAAAAACAGACCGGTATATACCCGTGTGAGTCTCCCGGAGGATGGCGGATAATCGGTCGAACTCCCCTAAAGCTTTTCGACACAAGAAAACATCCACCGGCCTTGATACAGCCCGGTGACGCTGTGAAATTCAAACCCGTTGGAAAATAA